A window from Mycobacterium saskatchewanense encodes these proteins:
- a CDS encoding aldehyde dehydrogenase — translation MTVAEFIERDTLFVGGRNTTPATSATITVRSASTEQTIGHVAAAAEADVDAAVAAARAAFCDPNGWAAWEPSRRADALTALASVIGGHGEEFTTLVSAQNGMPISTARQIEGGFPGALLSYYGALVREQPPEEYRRGIFVDGVVIRREPIGVVAAIVPWNYPQTLLFTKLAPALAAGCSVVVKPSPETVLDSFLLGDILEQHEILPPGVVNFVPGGREIGAYLVKHPDIDKVAFTGSTAAGRSIGEVCGRLLRPVTLELGGKSAAILLDDADLAAITSDLFGATMMNNGQSCFISSRVLAPRRQYQKVVDALTDMASSAVVGDALDDKTMIGPMVSEAHRERVESYIRKGEAEGARVTTGGGRGGHDRGWFVEPTIFADTNNQMSIAREEIFGPVVTVIPYDDINDAVALANDSEYGLAGTVWTRDKDRALDIARRVQTGTFGVNTYVPDPVAPFGGVKSSGIGRELGPEGLASYQQPKSIYVP, via the coding sequence ATGACGGTAGCGGAGTTCATCGAGCGCGACACCTTGTTTGTAGGCGGTCGTAACACTACTCCGGCGACCTCGGCAACGATCACGGTGAGGTCGGCTAGCACGGAGCAAACCATTGGACATGTCGCGGCCGCGGCTGAGGCAGATGTCGACGCGGCGGTGGCCGCAGCTCGAGCCGCGTTCTGCGACCCCAACGGGTGGGCTGCATGGGAGCCTTCTCGGCGTGCCGACGCGCTGACCGCCCTGGCGTCCGTCATCGGCGGGCATGGCGAGGAATTCACCACCCTTGTCAGTGCTCAAAACGGGATGCCGATCTCGACCGCCCGTCAGATCGAAGGCGGCTTCCCTGGCGCGCTGTTGAGCTACTACGGTGCGCTCGTACGTGAGCAGCCCCCCGAGGAGTATCGACGAGGGATTTTTGTCGACGGCGTAGTCATCCGGCGTGAACCCATCGGTGTTGTCGCGGCCATCGTGCCCTGGAACTATCCGCAGACGCTCCTGTTCACCAAACTGGCTCCGGCATTAGCCGCCGGCTGCAGCGTCGTCGTCAAGCCTTCCCCCGAGACGGTTCTCGACAGTTTTCTCCTCGGCGACATTCTCGAACAGCACGAGATTTTGCCTCCCGGAGTCGTGAACTTCGTACCCGGTGGCCGCGAGATCGGCGCGTATCTCGTCAAACACCCCGACATCGACAAGGTGGCATTCACCGGCTCCACCGCGGCGGGGCGCTCGATCGGCGAAGTGTGCGGACGGCTGCTGCGCCCGGTCACCCTTGAACTTGGCGGCAAATCGGCCGCCATTTTACTCGACGATGCCGATCTCGCTGCGATCACTTCCGACCTGTTCGGGGCGACCATGATGAATAACGGCCAGAGCTGTTTTATCAGCAGCCGCGTCCTGGCACCCCGCAGACAATACCAAAAGGTCGTCGATGCACTGACAGACATGGCGTCTTCAGCAGTCGTGGGCGATGCGCTGGACGACAAGACGATGATCGGGCCGATGGTGTCCGAAGCGCACCGCGAACGTGTGGAGAGCTACATCAGAAAAGGTGAGGCCGAAGGCGCCAGAGTGACCACCGGTGGCGGGCGCGGCGGCCATGATCGGGGCTGGTTCGTGGAACCGACAATCTTTGCCGACACCAACAACCAGATGAGCATTGCGCGCGAAGAGATCTTCGGCCCGGTCGTGACCGTGATTCCCTACGACGACATCAACGACGCGGTCGCCTTGGCCAATGACTCCGAGTACGGATTGGCCGGCACCGTTTGGACGCGGGACAAAGACAGAGCGCTCGACATAGCGCGCCGCGTGCAAACGGGGACATTCGGTGTAAACACCTACGTGCCCGACCCGGTCGCACCATTCGGCGGCGTCAAGTCGAGCGGCATCGGACGCGAACTCGGCCCCGAAGGGCTGGCCAGCTACCAACAACCCAAGTCAATCTACGTGCCTTGA
- a CDS encoding phosphotransferase family protein — protein sequence MAEQVSGAAEPLSYQLITGGRSNLTYRVTGSPGRSWILRRQPTGPLAPRAHDLRREYRILSALSRRTTLPVPEPIALCEDESVLGVTFYVMADVPGTVLRDPTDTAGLAETTRPAAARHAVEALAALHSVDLDRAGLADLGPRDGYVARQLHRWLSQVEQTCDLDTFHRLGDQQAALADALPRTTETSLVHGDYRFDNLVLDPFDGTVRAILDWEIAALGDPLADLGYFLVSWDEPGDERPALGLPGPTSATGFPSRREAIDWYASARAIDVGVLDFYLAFGYWKLACVLHCVAHRYRTGGGGGAGSDALPPDMAEHVRWLTRRSTTHLTVHKAATQ from the coding sequence ATGGCCGAGCAGGTCAGCGGCGCGGCCGAACCGCTCTCTTACCAGCTGATCACCGGCGGACGATCAAATCTCACCTACCGTGTCACCGGGTCGCCCGGGCGCAGTTGGATACTGCGACGGCAGCCGACCGGCCCGTTGGCGCCGCGGGCGCACGATTTGCGCCGCGAATACCGCATTCTGAGCGCGCTTTCCCGGCGCACTACGCTGCCCGTGCCCGAACCGATTGCGCTGTGCGAAGACGAGTCTGTGCTGGGAGTGACGTTCTATGTCATGGCCGACGTGCCCGGAACAGTGCTGCGCGATCCGACGGATACCGCCGGCCTGGCTGAGACGACCCGACCCGCCGCGGCTCGCCACGCTGTCGAGGCCCTCGCGGCGCTGCACTCGGTCGACCTCGACCGGGCGGGACTAGCCGATCTCGGACCGCGAGACGGCTACGTCGCTCGCCAGCTGCACCGCTGGCTTTCCCAGGTCGAACAGACCTGCGACTTAGACACGTTCCACCGCCTGGGCGACCAGCAGGCAGCACTCGCCGACGCGCTGCCGAGAACAACGGAAACCTCCCTGGTACACGGCGACTACCGATTCGACAACCTCGTGTTAGACCCTTTTGACGGGACCGTCCGCGCGATTCTCGACTGGGAGATCGCCGCTCTGGGCGATCCGCTGGCCGATCTGGGTTACTTCCTCGTCTCCTGGGACGAACCGGGCGACGAGCGGCCCGCGCTCGGGCTCCCGGGTCCTACATCAGCCACAGGATTCCCCTCCCGGCGCGAGGCAATTGACTGGTACGCCAGTGCGCGCGCGATTGACGTCGGTGTGCTCGATTTCTATCTGGCGTTCGGATACTGGAAGCTCGCCTGTGTCTTGCACTGCGTCGCCCACCGCTACCGAACCGGCGGTGGCGGCGGCGCCGGCAGCGACGCCCTCCCGCCCGACATGGCGGAACACGTTAGATGGCTGACGCGCCGCTCGACCACGCATCTCACCGTGCACAAAGCGGCCACACAGTGA
- a CDS encoding enoyl-CoA hydratase/isomerase family protein: MPDLLDVVRADDILIVTLNRPSVRNALNTALAHRLLDAVNQAKYDDTIAAIVITGAPPAFCAGGDLADIPAGADAATLAARHRAFVELAHAVTSSPKPVVAAVNGAAVGAGASLALACDYIVMADTAVLRLSFLSVGLPPDLLSISLLRNRAGSTVAANILYSAGPVDADDAVHQQLANETAAGTDVVATAISAARRLGALPPFAFATTKSLLRHATTLGDILVDIEPLAVGAAAASHEFLGATTRYRR, encoded by the coding sequence ATGCCTGACCTACTCGATGTGGTACGGGCCGACGACATCCTGATTGTGACCCTGAACCGGCCCAGCGTACGCAACGCGCTAAACACCGCGCTCGCACACCGCCTGCTCGACGCCGTGAACCAGGCGAAGTACGACGACACCATCGCGGCCATCGTGATCACCGGCGCGCCACCGGCATTCTGCGCCGGCGGAGATCTCGCCGATATCCCGGCCGGCGCCGACGCCGCGACACTCGCTGCGCGTCACCGCGCGTTCGTCGAACTCGCTCACGCGGTCACCTCGTCGCCCAAACCTGTCGTGGCAGCTGTCAATGGCGCCGCCGTCGGCGCCGGGGCCTCCCTCGCCCTCGCCTGCGACTACATCGTCATGGCAGACACGGCCGTGTTGCGCCTGTCGTTCCTCAGCGTCGGTCTTCCGCCAGACTTGCTGTCGATCTCGCTGCTGCGCAACCGCGCCGGCTCGACCGTCGCTGCAAACATCCTTTACTCCGCTGGCCCCGTTGACGCCGACGACGCTGTGCACCAACAGCTCGCCAACGAGACCGCAGCCGGCACCGACGTCGTCGCCACGGCCATCTCCGCCGCCCGCCGCCTGGGCGCACTGCCGCCGTTCGCATTCGCGACAACCAAGTCACTACTGCGACACGCGACAACCCTTGGGGACATTCTCGTTGACATCGAACCGCTTGCGGTCGGCGCCGCCGCAGCTTCGCACGAGTTCCTTGGCGCCACCACCCGGTACCGGCGATGA
- a CDS encoding acyl-CoA dehydrogenase family protein, with protein MTIDFTLDPDLQNLRDRVRGFIADVVIPAEDEMLSDPHGVSDAHRTVLQAAARQAGLLAPHVGQRWGGRGLDMRGRAVVFEEAGYSLLGPLALNCAAPDEGNMHLLEHVATEEQKRRYLAPLARGEVRSCFTMTEPAPGAGADPSLLRTTARPVPGGWVIDGSKWFITGAEGAAYAICMARTPDAGKDAATMFFVDAGTPGFRIGRRLDTLDAGFAGGHYEVHFEHCEVPESSVLGEVGRGFAYAQVRLAPARLTHCMRWLGLARRAQHIAVEVAATRRLFGSRLSDLGMAQQMLADNEIDLAASRVLILHAAWVLDNGQRGSAESSITKTFVSEAVNRVVDRAVQLAGARGISGDLPLARFLQEVRAFRIYDGPSETHRWSIARRLLRARDAQELVHA; from the coding sequence ATGACAATCGACTTCACCCTCGACCCCGACCTACAGAACCTGCGGGACCGCGTGCGCGGCTTTATCGCCGACGTCGTCATCCCGGCCGAGGACGAGATGCTTTCCGATCCGCACGGGGTCTCCGACGCGCACCGCACCGTGCTGCAGGCCGCCGCCCGCCAGGCGGGCCTCTTGGCGCCTCACGTTGGCCAAAGGTGGGGTGGGCGCGGTCTCGACATGCGTGGACGCGCGGTGGTATTCGAGGAGGCGGGCTACAGCCTGCTCGGCCCCCTCGCGCTAAACTGCGCGGCCCCCGACGAAGGCAACATGCATCTGCTCGAACACGTCGCCACCGAGGAGCAAAAGCGCCGCTATCTCGCCCCGCTCGCCCGCGGCGAAGTCCGGTCCTGCTTCACGATGACCGAGCCCGCTCCGGGAGCAGGCGCCGATCCGTCCCTTCTTCGTACGACGGCGCGGCCCGTTCCCGGCGGCTGGGTCATCGACGGCAGCAAATGGTTCATCACAGGAGCCGAGGGAGCAGCATACGCCATCTGCATGGCGCGCACCCCGGACGCGGGAAAAGACGCGGCGACAATGTTCTTCGTGGACGCGGGAACACCCGGCTTTCGCATCGGGCGCCGGCTCGACACCCTCGATGCCGGGTTCGCCGGGGGCCACTACGAGGTTCATTTCGAACACTGCGAGGTTCCGGAGTCATCGGTCCTGGGCGAAGTGGGCAGAGGCTTCGCATACGCACAGGTGCGGCTGGCCCCCGCGCGGCTCACCCACTGCATGCGGTGGCTTGGCCTCGCCCGCCGCGCTCAGCACATCGCCGTCGAGGTGGCCGCCACTCGCCGCCTGTTCGGGAGCCGACTCAGTGACCTCGGGATGGCGCAACAGATGCTGGCAGACAACGAGATCGACCTCGCCGCATCGCGTGTACTCATACTGCACGCGGCCTGGGTGCTCGACAACGGACAGCGCGGTAGCGCGGAAAGCTCGATCACCAAGACGTTCGTGTCCGAGGCGGTCAACCGAGTCGTGGACCGAGCGGTCCAGCTGGCCGGTGCGCGAGGTATCTCCGGCGACCTTCCCCTCGCCCGCTTTTTGCAGGAGGTGCGCGCCTTCCGCATCTACGATGGCCCCTCCGAGACCCACCGGTGGTCGATAGCCCGGCGGCTGCTGCGCGCCCGCGACGCGCAGGAACTCGTCCATGCCTGA
- a CDS encoding 3-oxoacyl-ACP reductase family protein: MREPGSLNGIPAFVTGGSRGIGAAIAQNLATAGAAVAIGYRNRAAQAEQVATSITTAGGTAICIPGDVSDENEVDQAFARIEAELGPVGILVNNAGAHRGGRVQKLALDDWRLVHNASLTSAFLCARRAVPLMIERRWGRIINVTSVVGLNGFPGDAAYASAKAGLIGLTKALALELARDQITVTAVAPGFVDTEMTRGLAPSIIERIERTIPAHRQATADEIAQTVGFLAAGPDYITGTVIVVDGGWRIA; the protein is encoded by the coding sequence ATGCGTGAACCTGGCTCTCTTAACGGGATTCCGGCCTTCGTGACGGGGGGATCGCGCGGCATCGGCGCCGCGATCGCCCAAAACCTCGCTACCGCGGGTGCTGCCGTGGCTATCGGATACCGCAACCGCGCCGCACAGGCTGAGCAGGTCGCCACGAGTATCACCACGGCCGGGGGGACGGCCATCTGCATTCCCGGGGACGTCTCGGACGAGAATGAGGTTGATCAAGCATTCGCCCGGATCGAAGCCGAGCTCGGCCCGGTGGGGATACTGGTGAACAATGCCGGCGCGCACCGTGGTGGGCGGGTGCAGAAACTAGCTCTCGATGACTGGCGGCTTGTACACAACGCCAGCTTGACGAGCGCATTTTTGTGCGCCCGCCGCGCAGTTCCCCTGATGATCGAGCGCCGATGGGGCCGGATCATCAATGTCACGTCCGTGGTGGGGCTCAACGGCTTCCCCGGCGACGCTGCCTACGCATCGGCGAAAGCAGGCCTCATCGGTCTGACTAAGGCACTCGCCCTCGAACTCGCGCGAGACCAAATCACGGTAACCGCGGTGGCACCCGGATTCGTCGACACCGAGATGACCCGCGGGCTAGCACCATCGATCATCGAGCGCATCGAGCGCACGATCCCTGCCCATCGTCAAGCCACCGCCGACGAGATCGCCCAAACGGTCGGCTTCCTGGCCGCCGGTCCGGACTACATCACCGGCACCGTCATCGTCGTCGACGGTGGCTGGCGAATCGCCTAA
- a CDS encoding thiolase family protein, translating to MTMAVIVDGVRTPSGRGKPGGALSGVHPVDLLSGVLSALIERNNLDPELIDDVITGCVGQAGEQSTNVGRNAVLAAGFPQRVPATTLDRQCGSSQQAAHFAAQGVMAGAYDVVIACGVESMSRIPMFSAQQGANPYGSRFAERYPDGLIPQGVSAELVAAKWGLEREELDEFALRSHQRAAAASASGAFDNEIVTLRATGSDASQAVVRADETVRATTTREGLAQLKPAFANVPEAARYPEIDWKITAGNSSPLTDGASAVLIMSEQKAHQLGLRPRARLCSFTVVGDDPVLMLTAIIPATQMLLERAGIGIDTVDAFEVNEAFASVPLAWQREFGVDPERVNIRGGAIALGHPLGASGTRLLTTLIGVLESTGGRFGLQTMCEGGGMANATLIERL from the coding sequence TTGACCATGGCAGTCATCGTCGACGGCGTTCGCACCCCGTCAGGCAGAGGGAAACCGGGCGGCGCGCTGTCCGGTGTACACCCCGTCGACCTGCTCTCCGGGGTGCTGAGCGCACTCATCGAGCGCAACAACCTAGATCCCGAACTCATCGATGATGTGATCACCGGGTGCGTCGGGCAGGCGGGGGAGCAGTCAACAAACGTGGGACGCAACGCCGTGCTCGCAGCCGGGTTTCCGCAGCGGGTACCGGCGACAACACTGGACCGCCAATGCGGGTCGAGCCAGCAGGCCGCCCACTTCGCCGCCCAGGGGGTGATGGCCGGCGCCTACGACGTGGTCATCGCATGCGGTGTGGAGTCCATGAGCCGAATACCCATGTTCTCGGCCCAGCAGGGCGCGAACCCCTACGGGAGTCGGTTCGCCGAGCGATACCCGGACGGCCTGATTCCACAAGGCGTTTCCGCGGAACTCGTCGCCGCGAAATGGGGCCTGGAGCGGGAGGAGCTGGACGAGTTCGCGCTCCGCTCGCATCAACGGGCGGCCGCTGCAAGCGCGAGCGGCGCTTTCGACAACGAGATCGTTACGCTGCGCGCAACGGGATCAGACGCTTCGCAGGCCGTGGTGCGCGCGGACGAGACAGTGCGCGCCACGACGACGCGCGAGGGGCTGGCACAGTTGAAGCCGGCGTTCGCGAACGTGCCAGAGGCCGCCCGCTACCCAGAGATCGACTGGAAGATCACAGCCGGGAATTCGTCACCACTGACCGACGGAGCGTCAGCGGTCCTCATTATGAGCGAACAAAAGGCCCACCAGCTCGGTCTGCGGCCCCGGGCCCGACTCTGCTCCTTCACCGTCGTCGGCGATGACCCGGTCCTCATGCTCACTGCGATCATCCCGGCTACCCAAATGCTTCTCGAGCGTGCCGGAATTGGCATTGATACCGTCGACGCGTTCGAGGTCAACGAGGCGTTCGCCAGCGTGCCGTTGGCGTGGCAACGCGAGTTCGGCGTCGACCCGGAGCGGGTTAACATCCGCGGCGGGGCAATCGCTTTGGGGCACCCGCTGGGAGCCTCGGGCACACGGCTTCTAACCACACTGATCGGTGTGCTCGAATCCACCGGCGGTCGGTTCGGCCTTCAGACGATGTGCGAGGGCGGCGGCATGGCCAACGCCACTCTCATTGAACGACTCTGA
- a CDS encoding PDR/VanB family oxidoreductase yields the protein MQALRVERARREAREVISLRLVHPRGLLLPAWTPGAHIDVILPSGKVRQYSLCGDPTDRGAYTVAVLREPAGRGGSIEIHDPALVGRDVGVSQPRNHFPLVEAERYLFIAGGIGITPILPMARVVEARGIPWRLVYGGRARDSMAFVTDVKALGGNRVELCPQNETGVLDVESIVGNASTDTAMYCCGPEGLIKAVESACQRHLPPGSLHVERFAPSDPSSTRPQEPGKGFDVELRRTGVVLHVPPDRSLLDVVREAVPTVLSSCEEGFCGACVTTVLDGLPEHHDTVLTDAERKNNDTMIICVGRAKSERLVLDL from the coding sequence ATACAAGCTTTGCGCGTCGAGCGGGCGCGACGCGAGGCCCGGGAGGTCATCTCGTTGCGCCTCGTCCACCCGCGCGGTTTGCTGTTGCCGGCATGGACGCCGGGAGCACATATCGACGTCATCTTGCCGTCCGGTAAAGTTCGCCAGTACTCGCTGTGCGGAGACCCAACAGACCGTGGCGCGTATACCGTCGCGGTGCTGCGAGAGCCGGCGGGCCGCGGCGGATCCATCGAAATCCATGATCCCGCGCTGGTGGGACGGGACGTTGGTGTCAGCCAGCCGCGGAATCACTTCCCGCTGGTGGAAGCGGAAAGATATCTGTTCATCGCCGGAGGCATCGGGATAACACCGATCCTGCCGATGGCGCGAGTCGTCGAGGCGCGTGGGATCCCGTGGCGGCTCGTCTACGGCGGACGGGCCCGCGACTCGATGGCCTTCGTCACCGACGTCAAGGCGCTGGGAGGCAACCGCGTCGAACTGTGTCCTCAAAACGAGACTGGCGTGCTCGACGTGGAATCCATCGTGGGGAACGCTTCAACAGACACGGCAATGTATTGCTGTGGACCAGAGGGGCTCATCAAGGCAGTAGAGAGCGCATGTCAGCGCCACTTACCGCCCGGTTCGCTGCACGTCGAGCGCTTCGCCCCGTCAGACCCGTCCTCCACACGCCCGCAGGAACCCGGTAAAGGCTTCGACGTCGAACTGCGGCGCACCGGTGTGGTGCTTCACGTTCCCCCGGACCGTTCCCTCCTCGACGTTGTCCGTGAGGCGGTGCCGACTGTGTTGTCGTCGTGCGAGGAGGGATTCTGCGGCGCCTGCGTGACCACGGTCTTAGACGGCCTACCCGAACACCACGACACCGTTCTCACCGACGCCGAGCGCAAGAACAACGACACGATGATCATCTGCGTTGGGCGGGCGAAGTCAGAGCGGCTTGTGCTCGATCTTTAG
- a CDS encoding Phenylacetic acid catabolic protein produces the protein MTAAAVHGKVYAENDPDMPEELRALLIRMLTHHLENTTNPHYTNLLNQLWVKGMTLIPDEKLKVTYAKLMQQEVEHGAITARILEGLGVGPVTSEIQQYFFELPIETFCDLAYFNGVGDRVGCYIGETWEGVPYEPLLNVADRLHKDEVFHATFGMNNLRRICSTPEGLAEANEKVKIWWPAALDMFGRSDSDFSDAYVKWGLRQENNEELRRRYIGDTRPLLEKIGIEVPDDTANRRFL, from the coding sequence ATGACCGCTGCTGCTGTCCACGGGAAGGTTTATGCCGAGAACGACCCCGACATGCCGGAGGAGTTGCGTGCCCTTCTGATCCGGATGCTCACCCACCATCTGGAGAACACAACCAACCCGCACTACACCAACCTGCTGAATCAATTGTGGGTCAAGGGGATGACCTTGATACCGGACGAGAAGCTCAAGGTCACCTACGCCAAGCTCATGCAGCAAGAAGTCGAGCACGGCGCTATTACCGCCCGGATTCTCGAAGGCCTTGGTGTCGGCCCGGTGACCAGCGAGATCCAACAGTACTTTTTCGAGCTCCCTATCGAGACGTTCTGCGACCTCGCCTACTTCAACGGGGTGGGCGACCGGGTGGGCTGCTATATCGGCGAGACCTGGGAAGGGGTTCCGTATGAGCCGCTATTGAACGTAGCTGACCGCCTGCACAAAGACGAAGTGTTTCACGCAACCTTCGGAATGAACAACCTTCGCCGTATCTGCAGCACACCGGAGGGCTTGGCGGAGGCCAACGAGAAGGTCAAGATCTGGTGGCCGGCGGCTCTCGACATGTTCGGCCGATCGGACTCGGATTTCTCCGACGCATATGTGAAGTGGGGACTGCGCCAGGAGAACAACGAAGAGCTCCGGCGGCGGTATATCGGCGACACTCGGCCGCTCCTGGAGAAGATCGGCATCGAGGTGCCGGACGATACCGCCAACCGGAGATTCCTGTGA
- a CDS encoding TetR/AcrR family transcriptional regulator yields MSTGTPPRRRGRPRLTEPAPEYLERREAIIAAAVHAFHIRGYDAASLDDVAAELDIRKASLYHYIDSKAHLLYLIFDRAISRGLRRLEQISTLPDPRERLAAVITHQVELVAEEPSLFGVFFGNRPRLSSEYEADMLAKERRYARHFIEAVDFAAKEGVIARVDPKYGAQAILGLTSWIYKWFSPGIDDWREVARNFVRLVLGSDIPVDLSKLTIDAASTK; encoded by the coding sequence ATGTCAACAGGTACTCCGCCAAGACGACGTGGCCGTCCGCGGCTTACGGAGCCGGCACCGGAGTACCTGGAGCGACGCGAGGCAATCATTGCCGCCGCAGTTCACGCGTTCCACATCCGCGGGTATGACGCCGCCTCACTCGATGACGTCGCCGCCGAACTGGATATTCGTAAGGCCAGCCTGTACCACTACATCGATTCCAAGGCGCACCTGCTGTATCTCATCTTCGACCGGGCCATCAGTCGGGGGCTGCGGCGGCTCGAGCAGATCTCAACGCTCCCCGACCCCCGGGAAAGGCTTGCGGCCGTGATCACCCATCAGGTCGAATTGGTCGCCGAAGAGCCCAGCCTGTTCGGGGTCTTCTTCGGCAACAGGCCACGCCTGTCCTCCGAATACGAGGCCGACATGCTCGCCAAGGAGCGTCGGTACGCGCGCCACTTCATCGAGGCCGTTGATTTTGCCGCCAAAGAGGGTGTGATCGCCCGCGTGGACCCGAAGTACGGCGCGCAGGCGATCCTCGGGTTAACCAGCTGGATCTACAAGTGGTTCAGCCCCGGGATCGACGACTGGCGGGAAGTTGCACGAAACTTCGTGCGTCTAGTGCTCGGCTCGGATATCCCCGTTGATCTGAGCAAGCTGACCATCGACGCCGCCAGCACCAAATAG
- a CDS encoding FAS1-like dehydratase domain-containing protein, with translation MAAAIGTESAGETARLTLYFGPTVAGEQLLVDRLGLDLSRALLAGQSYEWQRPFEPQETVTIRVFIDDVYEKGSNTFGVVATEIRDDSGDLVQQQRTTFIEATAK, from the coding sequence GTGGCGGCCGCGATTGGTACCGAGAGCGCCGGTGAGACGGCGCGGCTCACGCTCTACTTCGGGCCCACTGTGGCCGGCGAACAGCTGTTGGTGGATCGACTCGGTCTCGACCTGTCTCGCGCATTGCTTGCGGGCCAATCATACGAGTGGCAACGGCCGTTCGAGCCGCAGGAAACCGTCACAATCCGGGTTTTCATCGACGACGTGTACGAAAAAGGCAGCAACACGTTTGGGGTGGTCGCGACCGAAATCCGCGACGACTCGGGCGACTTGGTTCAGCAACAGCGCACCACTTTCATCGAGGCGACTGCCAAATGA
- a CDS encoding MaoC family dehydratase: MTRVQIARYAGAVGDFNPIHVDEEFARAAGLPSVIAHGPLTLTLVIDALISQLGTGTLRRFDARLRAPVLPGDVLTVVPTGDVVEIRTGAGKVVATANVVVENP; encoded by the coding sequence GTGACCCGGGTGCAAATCGCTCGCTACGCCGGCGCGGTCGGCGATTTCAACCCTATTCACGTCGATGAGGAGTTCGCCCGTGCGGCCGGCCTGCCCTCGGTGATCGCCCACGGGCCCCTGACTTTGACCTTGGTAATCGACGCCCTGATCTCTCAGCTCGGCACCGGAACGCTGCGTCGGTTCGATGCCCGCCTGCGCGCACCCGTTTTACCGGGTGATGTCCTCACCGTGGTGCCGACGGGTGATGTCGTCGAAATACGTACAGGAGCAGGAAAAGTCGTCGCGACCGCCAATGTTGTCGTGGAGAATCCGTGA
- a CDS encoding enoyl-CoA hydratase/isomerase family protein, producing MSYEYLLEEDGSDGVRVLTLNRPDKLNAWNTPMRHELRDAVERAAADPNLRVLILAGAGRAFSAGEDVSGMEELAVIGTRGFRAVARGIHEVFDTVEAMEVPVIAAIDGVAAGGGFELALSCDFRVMTERSRFVMPEAKVGLIPGSGGCSRLVRHVGLGRAKELVMLGTALSSHRALELGLATEVVGDGEAVQAARKLTDRLLSLAPLALGMAKLVLNTCTDVDAETGRRLERLGQSVLKTTSDHREGAAAFLAKRRPRWEAR from the coding sequence GTGAGCTACGAGTACCTGCTTGAGGAGGACGGCTCGGACGGCGTGCGGGTCCTGACACTCAACCGGCCCGACAAACTCAACGCCTGGAATACCCCGATGCGTCACGAGCTCCGCGACGCAGTCGAGCGTGCGGCGGCCGACCCGAATCTGCGGGTGCTGATCCTTGCCGGCGCTGGCCGCGCATTCTCCGCGGGCGAAGACGTCTCTGGCATGGAGGAGCTTGCCGTGATCGGCACCCGTGGATTTCGCGCCGTGGCGCGCGGCATCCACGAAGTGTTCGACACCGTCGAAGCCATGGAAGTTCCCGTTATCGCCGCGATCGACGGCGTGGCCGCTGGTGGTGGCTTCGAACTGGCGTTGTCGTGCGACTTTCGGGTGATGACGGAGCGATCGCGGTTCGTGATGCCTGAGGCGAAAGTCGGCCTCATCCCGGGCTCGGGTGGATGCTCCCGCCTGGTCCGGCATGTTGGCCTCGGGAGGGCCAAGGAACTCGTCATGCTGGGCACCGCCTTATCGTCGCACCGTGCCCTCGAGTTGGGGTTGGCCACCGAAGTCGTGGGCGATGGGGAGGCGGTCCAGGCGGCTCGCAAACTCACCGACCGGTTATTGAGCTTGGCGCCGCTTGCTCTCGGCATGGCCAAGCTTGTCCTCAACACGTGCACCGATGTTGATGCCGAGACCGGTCGCCGCCTCGAGCGTTTGGGGCAGAGTGTCCTGAAGACCACCAGCGACCACCGTGAGGGAGCAGCGGCCTTCCTCGCCAAACGTCGCCCGCGTTGGGAGGCACGATGA